One region of Mycolicibacterium insubricum genomic DNA includes:
- a CDS encoding DUF456 domain-containing protein: MSTLGVLIVGLVIALGLVGIVVPLLPGGLLVFAAIAVWGVIEGGPWGWGTVGAAAALYLATVVVKYLWPARQMRAAEVPGWVLVLGAVGGVVGFFVIPVLGLPIGFLLGVFAAELVLRRDLRRAAVSTWFAVKAVLLSVGVEFTGALLSALVWLVAVLAG; the protein is encoded by the coding sequence ATGAGCACGCTCGGGGTGCTGATCGTCGGCCTGGTCATCGCCCTTGGCCTGGTCGGCATCGTGGTACCACTGCTGCCCGGCGGGCTGCTGGTGTTCGCGGCGATCGCAGTCTGGGGCGTGATCGAGGGCGGTCCCTGGGGCTGGGGAACCGTGGGGGCGGCCGCGGCGCTGTACCTGGCCACGGTGGTGGTCAAGTATCTGTGGCCGGCCCGGCAGATGCGCGCCGCCGAGGTGCCCGGCTGGGTGCTGGTGCTCGGCGCGGTCGGCGGCGTCGTGGGGTTCTTCGTCATCCCGGTACTGGGGCTGCCGATCGGATTTCTGCTCGGGGTGTTCGCCGCCGAGCTGGTGCTGCGCCGCGATCTGCGTCGGGCCGCGGTGTCCACCTGGTTCGCGGTGAAGGCCGTGCTGTTGTCGGTGGGGGTTGAGTTCACCGGCGCGCTGTTGTCCGCGCTGGTGTGGTTGGTGGCGGTGTTAGCCGGCTGA
- a CDS encoding MFS transporter produces MTVSVAAPAPRVGTGVRAALQAVNFFMADMQAGIGPFVGVLLLERGWSTGLIGALSTLGGVAGMIAAAPAGAMIDATRRKRSCVIVAGLCAVGASGLILVSERIWVIAGAQVAGAIAGAVIGPAVMGITLGVVRQAGFFAQNGRNQACNHAGNVLGAGLSGLLGWRFGFAAVFWLAAVFAVFTVVAVLCVPSSRIDHRSARGASDDAGRAPVEKLRALLECRPLLALAGALLLFHLGNAAMLPLYGLAVVVAHGNPFTTVASTVVIAQVVMIVASLAAMRIAGRRGYWVVILIAFLALPVRGLIAATVITGWGVVPVQILDGVGTGLLSVAVPGLVARLLDGTGHINIGQGAVLTTQGIGAALSSLLGGMIAQHAGFRPAFLLLSTLSLGSLLIWWVFAPTLRRAGDAGATHRRLGGPAREGGPGA; encoded by the coding sequence GTGACGGTCAGCGTGGCGGCGCCGGCGCCGCGGGTGGGTACGGGGGTTCGCGCGGCGCTGCAGGCGGTGAACTTCTTCATGGCCGATATGCAGGCCGGAATCGGACCATTTGTAGGGGTTTTGCTGCTTGAGCGAGGCTGGAGCACCGGGCTGATCGGCGCGCTGAGCACGCTGGGCGGCGTCGCCGGAATGATCGCAGCCGCACCGGCGGGCGCGATGATCGACGCCACCAGACGCAAGCGGTCCTGTGTCATCGTTGCCGGGCTGTGCGCGGTGGGCGCGTCCGGTCTGATCCTGGTCTCCGAGCGGATCTGGGTGATCGCAGGTGCCCAGGTTGCCGGCGCGATCGCCGGCGCCGTGATCGGCCCGGCGGTCATGGGCATCACCCTGGGTGTCGTGCGCCAGGCCGGGTTCTTCGCCCAGAACGGCCGCAACCAGGCCTGCAACCACGCCGGAAACGTGCTCGGGGCGGGCCTGTCGGGTCTCTTGGGGTGGCGCTTCGGATTCGCCGCGGTGTTCTGGCTTGCCGCCGTCTTCGCGGTGTTCACCGTCGTGGCTGTGCTGTGCGTGCCGTCGTCGCGCATCGACCACCGCTCCGCACGCGGGGCCTCCGACGATGCCGGTCGGGCCCCGGTCGAGAAGCTACGGGCGCTGCTGGAATGTCGACCGCTGCTGGCACTGGCAGGTGCGCTGCTGCTGTTTCACCTGGGCAACGCCGCCATGCTGCCGCTCTACGGGCTCGCCGTGGTGGTGGCCCACGGCAACCCGTTCACCACGGTTGCCAGCACGGTGGTGATCGCGCAGGTGGTGATGATCGTGGCGTCACTGGCGGCCATGCGGATCGCCGGGAGGCGCGGCTACTGGGTGGTGATCTTGATCGCGTTCCTGGCCCTGCCGGTCCGCGGGCTGATCGCGGCGACGGTGATCACCGGGTGGGGTGTGGTTCCGGTGCAGATCCTCGACGGTGTCGGCACCGGCCTGCTCTCGGTCGCCGTACCGGGGCTGGTGGCCCGGCTGCTCGACGGCACCGGCCACATCAATATCGGCCAGGGAGCGGTGCTGACCACCCAGGGGATCGGCGCGGCACTGAGCTCACTGTTGGGCGGGATGATCGCGCAGCACGCCGGGTTCCGGCCAGCATTCCTGCTGTTGAGCACACTGTCACTGGGATCGCTGCTGATCTGGTGGGTGTTCGCGCCGACACTGCGCCGCGCCGGCGACGCCGGGGCCACCCACAGAAGACTTGGCGGTCCGGCAAGGGAAGGCGGCCCCGGCGCCTAG
- a CDS encoding tyrosine-protein phosphatase, protein MTDRLSGAWNFRDVSTSTSGAIRPGLLFRAGELTKLDDTGLDQLRTLAVTDVADLRSPPEVIKHGADLVPAGVVVHNLPFVEVVASVDGDAPHEHAFQRLMTEKPDDESLIQAARRFMLEEYARFATASGAQRAMQQTVALLSSGASVLTHCFAGKDRTGFSVAVVLEATGVERDAVMADYLASNDAVPQLREQILERIRTRFDGEIPADAREFTEARLSEDVLGVRAEYLESALGRIETDFGSAQGYLEACGVTEGDLAALRTALRA, encoded by the coding sequence GTGACCGATCGGCTGAGCGGCGCCTGGAATTTCCGTGACGTCTCAACGTCCACCTCGGGGGCCATCCGGCCCGGGCTGCTGTTTCGGGCCGGCGAACTGACAAAACTCGACGACACCGGACTGGACCAGCTGAGGACGCTGGCCGTGACCGATGTCGCCGACCTGCGCAGCCCCCCGGAAGTCATCAAACACGGCGCCGACCTGGTGCCGGCCGGTGTCGTCGTACACAACCTGCCGTTCGTCGAGGTCGTCGCGTCGGTCGACGGGGATGCACCGCACGAGCACGCGTTTCAACGACTGATGACCGAGAAACCCGACGACGAATCACTGATCCAAGCCGCCCGCCGGTTCATGCTCGAGGAGTACGCGAGGTTCGCAACCGCATCCGGCGCGCAGCGCGCCATGCAGCAGACGGTGGCACTGCTCAGCTCGGGCGCGTCGGTGCTGACGCACTGTTTCGCAGGCAAGGACCGCACCGGGTTCTCGGTGGCGGTCGTACTGGAGGCGACCGGTGTCGAACGCGACGCCGTGATGGCGGATTACCTCGCCAGCAACGACGCGGTCCCGCAGTTGCGCGAACAGATCCTGGAGCGCATCCGCACCCGGTTCGACGGGGAGATCCCCGCCGATGCCAGGGAGTTCACCGAAGCGCGGTTGTCCGAGGACGTCCTCGGTGTGCGCGCGGAGTATCTGGAATCAGCACTGGGCCGCATCGAGACCGATTTCGGCTCGGCACAAGGCTACCTAGAGGCCTGCGGTGTCACCGAGGGTGATCTGGCCGCGTTGCGGACTGCCCTGCGCGCCTGA
- a CDS encoding alpha/beta fold hydrolase, which produces MKRKVAAAVVLLLVVLLSINAVLTARQQRPAEAFAGGRVLELAGPDLNIREYGPAGGDAVVLLHGYSASIEWWERVAPALAADGHRVIAIDLVGHGGSEAPSDAARYGADGQRDAVRQALDALGVRRAVLVGHSMGGAVATALAQDDPGRITKVVVADTPAADGMTAMPFLARAVCWPVLGPALDRFRGIKAVDEDALQTGFAADYPVPDFAYRSLSRLTHTGVCDSDVVEDLDAQQAVADRLAGLGKPVLVLWGERDVLTPTAANVARYEQAGLKPRVIAGSGHSPMVEKPDDFLAALREFLKN; this is translated from the coding sequence GTGAAACGCAAGGTGGCCGCCGCGGTCGTGCTTCTGCTGGTGGTGCTGCTGAGCATCAATGCCGTCCTCACCGCGCGCCAGCAGCGGCCGGCCGAGGCGTTCGCGGGTGGCCGGGTGCTGGAGCTGGCCGGACCCGATCTCAACATCCGCGAGTACGGGCCTGCCGGGGGAGACGCCGTCGTCCTGCTGCACGGCTATTCGGCGTCGATCGAGTGGTGGGAACGGGTGGCCCCCGCACTGGCCGCCGACGGTCACCGGGTGATCGCCATCGACCTCGTCGGGCACGGGGGTTCGGAGGCCCCGAGCGACGCGGCTCGCTATGGCGCCGACGGGCAGCGCGACGCCGTGCGCCAGGCGCTGGACGCACTCGGGGTACGCCGCGCCGTGCTGGTCGGGCATTCGATGGGCGGGGCCGTGGCGACCGCGCTCGCCCAGGATGATCCGGGCCGGATCACCAAGGTCGTCGTCGCCGACACTCCGGCGGCCGACGGGATGACCGCCATGCCGTTTCTGGCCAGGGCCGTCTGCTGGCCGGTGCTGGGACCGGCGCTGGACCGCTTCCGCGGTATCAAGGCCGTCGATGAGGACGCACTGCAGACAGGTTTCGCCGCCGACTACCCCGTCCCCGATTTCGCCTACCGATCGCTGAGCCGGCTGACCCACACCGGAGTGTGCGACTCCGACGTCGTCGAGGACCTCGATGCGCAGCAGGCGGTGGCCGATCGGCTCGCCGGTCTCGGCAAACCGGTGCTGGTGCTCTGGGGTGAGCGCGACGTGCTGACCCCGACGGCGGCCAACGTGGCGCGCTACGAACAGGCGGGCCTGAAGCCACGGGTGATCGCCGGCTCCGGGCACTCCCCGATGGTGGAGAAGCCCGACGATTTCCTGGCTGCGCTGCGCGAGTTCCTCAAGAACTAG
- a CDS encoding response regulator transcription factor has translation MTDRVRPQAAPRRPGERALKPAAARVLVVEDSEAIREMVSEALTDAGYVTATRPDGAGLEDVLEGFRPDLVVLDVMMPGRDGFVLVDVVRDWGDAAIVLLTARDGLSDRVRGLDGGADDYLVKPFELVELVSRIGAVLRRRGRLATVLQYGDLALDLEAGVAARAGRRLDLTGTELRLLSFLAEQRGRIVSTNQILTAVWGYDAYDTNLVHVHVSAMRRKLEAHGPRILHTVRGIGYRLQPHRP, from the coding sequence ATGACCGACCGTGTCCGCCCGCAGGCTGCGCCTCGACGTCCCGGGGAGCGTGCACTGAAACCGGCCGCCGCACGCGTGCTCGTGGTCGAGGATTCCGAAGCGATCCGTGAAATGGTCAGCGAGGCGCTGACCGACGCCGGGTATGTCACCGCGACACGCCCCGACGGGGCCGGACTCGAAGATGTCCTGGAGGGATTTCGGCCCGACCTGGTGGTGCTGGACGTCATGATGCCGGGCCGCGACGGTTTCGTGCTGGTCGACGTGGTTCGCGACTGGGGCGACGCCGCAATCGTGTTGCTCACCGCCCGAGACGGGTTGTCCGACCGCGTGCGCGGGCTCGACGGGGGCGCTGACGACTACCTGGTCAAACCATTCGAACTGGTCGAGCTGGTCTCGCGCATCGGTGCGGTGCTGCGCCGGCGCGGTCGACTTGCGACAGTTCTGCAATACGGCGACCTGGCACTGGATCTCGAAGCCGGGGTCGCCGCCCGGGCCGGACGTCGCCTGGACCTGACCGGTACCGAGTTGCGATTGCTGAGCTTCCTGGCCGAACAACGCGGCCGCATCGTCAGCACGAATCAGATCCTGACCGCGGTGTGGGGTTACGACGCCTACGACACCAACCTGGTGCACGTCCATGTCAGCGCGATGCGACGCAAACTGGAAGCCCACGGCCCGCGCATCCTGCACACGGTGCGCGGAATCGGTTATCGACTGCAACCCCACCGGCCGTGA
- a CDS encoding PE-PPE domain-containing protein has protein sequence MGSVLRILGGVALAFAGALAAAWSVIVAAVVPAATVTGLVMGGTGTPLMNVGPIATPDAATAGYLDWTKTKYILPSLRTGDMYSTDRSGSVAVYTPEEFWPLPNQQLTFNESVKYGLTNLTTCAGRQAGCVYNASAVANGATPFANGPVGDDRYLVFGYSQSARIATNLKQSLVANYNLNGWDGVPAMDFVLIGNPNRPNGGILERFNGLSIPFVGINFDGATPTDSKQDGDGTYRFATTDFSGQYDGYSDFPMYPLNLLADLNALAGIATVHGSYFAFNTTKNDGTLDPNALINQDTYGDSQYYMIPTARLPILAIVENVIPDPVKGWVDPVFTLLDAPLRAVIETGYDRGISPGSPEPMRLIRLKPITDLLTIGYAVGVGIDNAASQIANNPGFRPLGTVKPAANSYGVTEISLSSLFGGSSPNQPVAPATARIALNSNDNKPDLPDGEGPKEGDPEGGAKIDLAQVAGSGPTRTNPRRSFEANFAGRNPFRSNPISATAATGQELDKTDTGGPTPPASEPDTTVAPPTGKRIWQHRMKPEAATATASGPTAEAPDKTREDRRPVRPAPPPDKTETRAVQQDNTNPAPGQRQSRHDRHADGNDAAKSPHQASRHHVGKAA, from the coding sequence ATGGGGTCGGTTCTTCGGATACTCGGTGGGGTGGCGCTGGCGTTCGCCGGAGCGCTGGCTGCGGCCTGGTCGGTGATCGTCGCGGCGGTCGTGCCGGCGGCCACGGTGACCGGGTTGGTCATGGGCGGTACGGGTACGCCGCTGATGAATGTGGGGCCGATCGCCACGCCGGACGCGGCTACCGCGGGCTATCTGGATTGGACGAAAACCAAGTACATCCTGCCTTCGCTACGGACCGGCGATATGTACAGCACGGACCGTTCGGGATCGGTCGCCGTGTACACGCCGGAGGAGTTCTGGCCGCTGCCGAACCAGCAGTTGACGTTCAACGAGTCGGTCAAGTACGGCCTGACGAACTTGACGACCTGCGCCGGGCGTCAGGCGGGATGCGTGTACAACGCGTCAGCGGTCGCCAACGGTGCTACGCCTTTCGCGAACGGTCCCGTGGGCGATGACCGCTATCTGGTGTTCGGCTACTCGCAGAGCGCCCGTATCGCGACGAATCTCAAGCAGTCCCTGGTGGCCAACTACAACTTGAATGGGTGGGACGGCGTGCCGGCCATGGACTTCGTTTTGATCGGCAATCCGAACCGGCCCAACGGCGGGATCCTGGAGCGGTTCAACGGCCTGTCCATCCCGTTCGTCGGCATCAATTTCGACGGTGCAACCCCGACGGACAGCAAACAGGACGGCGACGGCACCTATCGCTTCGCTACCACCGACTTCTCCGGCCAGTACGACGGCTACTCGGACTTCCCGATGTACCCGCTGAACCTGCTGGCCGACCTCAACGCACTCGCCGGCATCGCCACCGTGCACGGCAGCTACTTCGCGTTCAATACGACGAAGAACGACGGCACGCTCGACCCGAACGCGCTGATCAACCAGGACACGTATGGCGACTCCCAGTACTACATGATCCCCACCGCGCGGCTGCCGATCCTGGCCATCGTGGAGAACGTCATCCCGGACCCGGTCAAGGGCTGGGTCGATCCGGTGTTCACTCTGCTGGATGCGCCGCTGCGGGCGGTGATCGAGACCGGCTACGACCGCGGCATCTCGCCCGGATCTCCGGAACCCATGCGGCTGATCCGGCTGAAGCCGATCACCGACCTGCTGACCATCGGGTACGCGGTCGGCGTCGGCATCGACAACGCCGCGTCCCAGATTGCCAACAACCCCGGCTTCCGGCCGCTGGGCACCGTCAAGCCCGCGGCAAACAGCTACGGCGTCACCGAGATCAGTCTGTCCAGCCTCTTCGGTGGATCCTCGCCGAACCAGCCGGTCGCGCCCGCCACCGCGCGGATAGCCCTCAACAGCAACGACAACAAGCCCGACCTCCCGGACGGCGAGGGCCCCAAGGAGGGAGACCCCGAGGGCGGGGCCAAGATCGACCTAGCCCAGGTTGCCGGCAGCGGGCCCACCCGCACCAACCCCCGACGTTCCTTCGAGGCGAACTTCGCCGGACGGAATCCGTTCCGCAGCAACCCGATCAGCGCGACGGCGGCAACCGGGCAGGAGCTCGACAAGACGGACACCGGCGGGCCGACTCCGCCTGCGTCGGAGCCGGATACGACCGTGGCCCCACCGACGGGTAAGCGGATCTGGCAACACCGGATGAAGCCAGAAGCCGCCACCGCGACCGCCTCTGGGCCGACGGCGGAAGCGCCGGATAAGACCCGCGAAGACCGGCGACCGGTACGTCCTGCCCCGCCGCCGGACAAAACGGAAACCCGTGCGGTGCAGCAGGACAACACCAACCCGGCGCCGGGGCAACGCCAATCGCGGCACGATCGACACGCCGACGGCAACGATGCGGCCAAATCGCCCCACCAGGCCAGCCGTCACCACGTCGGCAAGGCGGCCTGA
- a CDS encoding aldehyde dehydrogenase family protein — protein sequence MAVAGTSAGPKENTMTAQMTNTTAVGPDIPGLVAALRATFATGRTRPVEWRRAQLRALEKLMTENETRIAEALNTDLGRKPFEAWLADIATTAAEARDAAKNVGKWSKRRYRLLEKSQLPGRGWVEYEPYGLVLIIGAWNFPFALTLGPLVGALAAGNAVVLKPSELAPASSALMAELIPKYLDRSAVAVVEGDGTVSQELIAQGFDKLCFTGGTEIGRRVYEAAAPHLTPVTLELGGKSPVIVAADADVEVAAKRIAWTKLINSGQICIAPDYVLVDRSVRDQLVGEIAKAIEHFRSQDTGGMRIVNQRHFDRLAGALSVTRGTVALGGGTDAAAMTIEPTVVVDPDPAEPLMTDEIFGPILPVVTVDDVDAAIEFVNARPKPLAAYLFTKTKAVREKVITRVPAGGMLVNHLIFHFATAKLPFGGVGPSGTGAYHGRYGFEEFSHRKTVMTKPTRPDLAAMIYPPYTEKAWKLARRLF from the coding sequence CTGGCTGTCGCCGGAACTTCCGCAGGGCCGAAGGAGAACACCATGACCGCCCAGATGACCAACACCACCGCCGTCGGGCCGGATATCCCCGGGCTGGTGGCCGCGTTGCGGGCCACCTTCGCCACCGGGCGGACCCGCCCGGTGGAATGGCGCCGCGCCCAGCTGCGCGCGCTAGAGAAGCTGATGACCGAGAACGAGACCCGGATCGCCGAGGCGCTGAACACCGATCTCGGACGAAAGCCGTTCGAGGCCTGGCTGGCCGACATCGCGACCACCGCGGCGGAGGCCCGCGACGCCGCCAAGAACGTCGGGAAGTGGTCCAAGCGCCGCTACCGGTTGCTGGAGAAGTCGCAGCTGCCCGGCCGCGGCTGGGTCGAGTACGAGCCCTACGGCCTGGTGCTGATCATCGGGGCGTGGAACTTCCCGTTCGCCCTGACGCTGGGACCGCTGGTGGGTGCGCTGGCCGCCGGGAACGCCGTCGTGCTCAAGCCGTCCGAGCTGGCCCCGGCCTCCTCGGCGCTGATGGCCGAACTGATTCCCAAGTACCTGGACCGCTCGGCCGTCGCCGTGGTGGAGGGCGACGGCACGGTCAGCCAGGAATTGATCGCACAGGGCTTCGACAAGCTCTGCTTCACCGGTGGCACCGAGATCGGCCGCCGGGTGTACGAGGCCGCCGCGCCGCACCTGACCCCGGTCACCCTGGAGCTCGGTGGCAAGAGCCCGGTGATCGTGGCGGCCGACGCCGATGTCGAGGTGGCCGCCAAGCGGATCGCCTGGACCAAGCTGATCAACTCCGGGCAGATCTGCATCGCGCCGGACTACGTGCTGGTCGACCGGTCGGTGCGGGATCAGCTGGTCGGCGAGATCGCCAAGGCGATCGAGCATTTCCGCTCCCAGGACACCGGTGGCATGCGGATCGTCAACCAGCGGCACTTCGACCGGCTGGCCGGTGCGCTGTCGGTGACCCGCGGCACCGTCGCCCTCGGCGGCGGCACCGACGCCGCCGCCATGACCATCGAACCGACCGTCGTCGTCGACCCCGATCCGGCCGAGCCGTTGATGACCGACGAGATCTTCGGACCCATCCTGCCGGTGGTGACGGTCGACGACGTCGACGCGGCGATCGAGTTCGTCAACGCGCGGCCCAAGCCGCTGGCGGCGTACCTGTTCACCAAGACCAAGGCCGTCCGGGAGAAGGTGATCACCCGGGTGCCCGCCGGCGGCATGCTGGTCAACCACCTGATCTTCCACTTCGCGACCGCCAAGCTGCCGTTCGGCGGCGTCGGGCCGTCGGGCACCGGCGCGTATCACGGGCGCTACGGCTTCGAGGAGTTCAGCCACCGCAAGACGGTGATGACCAAGCCGACCCGACCCGATCTCGCGGCGATGATCTACCCCCCGTATACAGAGAAGGCATGGAAGTTGGCGCGCCGGCTGTTCTGA
- a CDS encoding NADPH:quinone oxidoreductase family protein produces the protein MKACVVQELSGPSGVSYQDVPDPVPAADQLLIEVRAAGVCFPDLLLTKGEYQLKLEPPFVPGLEVAGVVAAAPADSGYVAGERVYAASMIGGYADLVAVPISSVHRTPAELDDAQAVSLLVNYHTMYFAYWRRAGLQPGETVLVLGSAGGVGSAAIQVAKAMGARVIAAVHRSAATEFVSSLGPDEVIPLTDGWAQQVRDLTDGRGVDLVVDPIGGPAFDDALRVLALDGRLLVIGFAAGGIPTVKVNRLLLRNIGVLGVGWGEYVRRDPGTGTAVTAGLHELVAAGLRPPAPQRYPLSRAAEALAALGDGAVFGKLVLEP, from the coding sequence ATGAAAGCCTGTGTTGTACAGGAACTCTCGGGGCCGTCGGGCGTGTCCTACCAGGACGTGCCCGACCCCGTCCCCGCTGCGGACCAACTGCTGATCGAGGTCCGCGCCGCCGGGGTGTGCTTCCCCGACCTGCTGTTGACCAAGGGGGAGTACCAGCTGAAGCTGGAACCGCCGTTCGTTCCGGGCCTGGAGGTCGCGGGCGTAGTGGCCGCGGCTCCGGCGGATTCGGGATACGTGGCCGGCGAGCGGGTGTACGCGGCCTCGATGATCGGCGGCTACGCCGACCTCGTCGCCGTACCGATTTCCTCTGTGCACCGCACACCCGCTGAACTCGATGACGCGCAAGCGGTTTCGTTGTTGGTGAACTATCACACCATGTATTTCGCCTACTGGCGCCGGGCCGGCCTGCAGCCCGGCGAGACGGTGCTGGTCCTCGGCTCGGCCGGAGGGGTCGGCAGTGCGGCGATCCAGGTGGCCAAGGCCATGGGCGCCAGGGTGATCGCCGCCGTGCACCGCAGTGCGGCAACGGAATTCGTCTCCTCGCTGGGGCCCGACGAAGTGATTCCACTGACCGACGGCTGGGCGCAGCAGGTGCGTGATCTCACCGACGGGCGCGGTGTCGATCTGGTGGTGGATCCGATCGGCGGCCCGGCGTTCGACGACGCCCTGCGGGTGCTGGCACTCGACGGCCGGCTGTTGGTGATCGGCTTTGCCGCCGGGGGCATCCCGACGGTCAAGGTCAACCGGCTGTTGCTGCGCAACATCGGTGTCCTTGGTGTCGGCTGGGGCGAATACGTCCGACGGGATCCGGGCACTGGAACCGCGGTCACCGCGGGGCTGCACGAACTGGTCGCCGCCGGACTGCGTCCCCCGGCACCGCAGCGCTATCCGCTCTCCCGGGCGGCCGAGGCGCTGGCCGCCCTGGGTGACGGTGCGGTGTTCGGGAAGCTGGTGTTGGAACCCTGA
- a CDS encoding acyl-CoA dehydrogenase family protein has product MDFAMSDKAQDYQKRLTDFMVTEVLPAEESYDAYRAAAGPRDFTVPPVVEELKASAKKRGLWNLFLPDESGLTNLEYAPLAEISGWSTEIAPEAINCAAPDTGNMETLHLFATEAQRRDWLEPLLAGEIRSGFSMTEPAVASSDARNIETLITRDGDDYVINGRKWWTSGANDPRCKILIVMGRTDPTAPPHQQQSMILVPVDTPGVQILRSTSVFGWQDQHGHAEIVYDNVRVPASNLLGQEGSGFAIAQARLGPGRIHHCMRAIGVAERALALMVDRANRRIAFGKPLADQGMVQQAIAVSRNEIDQARLLCQRAAWTIDQHGNKAARNQVAQIKAVAPRMACDVIDRAIQVHGAAGVSDDTVLARMYGWQRAMRIFDGPDEVHLRSIARAELGAEKSPLAAAVVPQ; this is encoded by the coding sequence ATGGACTTCGCGATGTCGGACAAGGCACAGGACTACCAGAAACGACTCACCGATTTCATGGTGACCGAGGTGCTACCGGCCGAGGAGTCCTACGACGCCTACCGGGCCGCCGCCGGCCCGAGGGACTTCACCGTCCCGCCGGTGGTCGAAGAACTCAAGGCCTCGGCCAAGAAGCGCGGCCTGTGGAATCTATTCCTGCCCGACGAGTCCGGGTTGACCAATCTGGAATACGCGCCGCTGGCCGAGATCTCCGGGTGGAGCACCGAGATCGCACCGGAGGCGATCAACTGCGCTGCGCCCGACACCGGCAACATGGAAACCCTGCACCTGTTCGCCACCGAGGCCCAGCGCCGCGACTGGCTCGAACCCCTGCTGGCCGGGGAGATCCGCAGCGGTTTCTCGATGACCGAGCCGGCGGTGGCCTCCAGCGACGCCCGCAACATCGAGACGCTGATCACCCGCGACGGCGACGACTACGTCATCAACGGCCGCAAGTGGTGGACCTCGGGCGCCAACGATCCGCGGTGCAAGATCCTGATCGTGATGGGCCGTACCGATCCGACCGCCCCGCCGCATCAGCAGCAGTCGATGATCCTGGTTCCCGTGGACACCCCCGGTGTGCAGATCCTGCGTTCCACCAGTGTGTTCGGCTGGCAGGACCAGCACGGCCACGCCGAGATCGTCTACGACAACGTGCGGGTTCCGGCATCAAACCTGTTGGGCCAGGAAGGATCCGGGTTTGCGATCGCCCAGGCGCGCCTGGGCCCGGGCCGCATCCATCACTGCATGCGGGCCATCGGCGTGGCCGAGCGGGCGCTGGCGTTGATGGTGGACCGGGCCAACCGGCGCATCGCGTTCGGCAAACCGCTTGCCGACCAGGGCATGGTGCAGCAGGCGATCGCGGTGTCGCGCAACGAGATCGACCAGGCGCGGCTGCTGTGCCAGAGGGCCGCCTGGACTATCGACCAGCACGGCAACAAGGCCGCCCGCAACCAGGTCGCCCAGATCAAGGCCGTCGCACCGCGAATGGCGTGCGATGTCATCGACCGGGCGATTCAGGTGCACGGAGCGGCCGGCGTCAGCGACGACACCGTGCTGGCACGCATGTACGGATGGCAGCGCGCCATGCGGATCTTCGACGGTCCCGACGAGGTGCACCTGCGCTCGATCGCGCGCGCCGAACTCGGTGCCGAGAAGAGCCCGTTGGCGGCCGCGGTGGTCCCGCAGTGA
- a CDS encoding SDR family oxidoreductase, producing the protein MPGVADRVVIVTGAGGGLGREYALTLAREGACVVVNDLGGARDGSGAGHNMADEVVSEITAAGGRAVANYDSVAEAAGATNIIKTAIDAFGAVHGVVSNAGILRDGTFHKMSDENWDAVLKVHLYGGYNVIRAAWPHFREQSFGRIVVATSTSGLFGNFGQANYGAAKLGLVGLINTLAQEGAKYNIKANAIAPIAATRMTEDILPPEVLKNLTPEYVAPVVGYLCTEEVPDSASVFIVGGGKVQRTALFQNEGVTFTSPPSVSDIAARWSEIDDLSAAKQATFSLQ; encoded by the coding sequence ATGCCCGGAGTTGCAGATCGCGTCGTCATCGTTACCGGAGCCGGTGGGGGACTGGGCCGCGAATACGCCCTGACACTGGCGCGCGAGGGCGCCTGCGTGGTGGTCAACGACCTCGGCGGCGCCCGTGACGGCAGCGGTGCCGGCCACAACATGGCCGACGAGGTGGTCTCCGAGATCACCGCGGCCGGCGGGCGGGCCGTCGCCAACTACGACAGCGTCGCCGAGGCTGCGGGTGCGACCAACATCATCAAGACCGCTATCGACGCGTTCGGCGCCGTGCACGGTGTGGTGAGCAACGCCGGCATCCTGCGCGACGGCACCTTCCACAAGATGAGCGACGAGAACTGGGACGCCGTGCTCAAGGTGCACCTCTACGGCGGCTACAACGTCATCCGCGCGGCGTGGCCGCACTTCCGGGAGCAGAGCTTCGGCCGGATCGTGGTGGCCACCTCGACCAGCGGGCTGTTCGGCAACTTCGGCCAGGCCAACTACGGCGCCGCCAAGCTGGGTCTGGTCGGTCTGATCAACACCCTCGCCCAGGAAGGCGCCAAGTACAACATCAAGGCCAACGCGATCGCCCCGATCGCGGCGACCCGGATGACCGAGGACATCCTGCCGCCCGAGGTCCTGAAGAACCTCACCCCCGAGTACGTCGCCCCGGTGGTGGGCTACCTGTGCACCGAGGAGGTGCCGGACTCGGCGTCGGTGTTCATCGTCGGCGGCGGCAAGGTGCAGCGCACCGCGCTGTTCCAGAACGAGGGCGTCACGTTCACCTCCCCGCCGTCGGTTTCCGACATCGCGGCCCGCTGGTCGGAGATCGACGATCTGTCCGCGGCCAAGCAGGCAACCTTCAGCCTGCAGTGA